A genome region from Gymnogyps californianus isolate 813 chromosome 4, ASM1813914v2, whole genome shotgun sequence includes the following:
- the MSMO1 gene encoding methylsterol monooxygenase 1, whose protein sequence is MAMNDSINILNSAYLAVEYIDSFLPDNPLQQPFKNAWNYMLDNYTKFQIATWGSLIVHEVSYFLLCVPGFVFQFIPYMQKYKIQQDKPETWEKQWKCFKTLLFNHFFIQLPLICGTYYFTEYFNIPYEWEEMPRWYVLVAQCFGCAVIEDAWHYFLHRLLHHKRIYKYIHKVHHEFVSPFGMQAEYAHPLETLILGTGFFIGIVVFCNHVILLWAWVICRLMETIDVHSGYDVPLNPLHLVPFYAGARFHDFHHMNFIGNYASTFTWWDRIFGTDSQFIAYKEKEKKQQLITKKKAN, encoded by the exons ATGGCAATGAACGACAGCATTAATATCTTGAACTCTGCTTATCTGGCGGTGGAATATATAGACTCTTTCTTGCCTGACAATCCCCTGCAGcaaccatttaaaaatgcctGGAATTACATGCTGGATAACTACACAAAGTTCCAGATTGCAACTTGGGGATCACTTATAGTTCATGAAGTTTCATACTTCTTGCTGTGTGTACCTGGATTTGTCTTTCAGTTTATACCGTACATGCAAAAGTATAAAATTCAGCAG GATAAACCAGAAACATGGGAAAAACAGTGGAAGTGTTTCAAAACACTCCTCTTCAATCACTTTTTCATTCAGCTTCCTCTGATTTGTGGCACCTATTATTTCACAGAGTATTTTAACATCCCGTATGAGTGGGAAGAGATGCCTAGATG gtATGTTCTCGTCGCCCAGTGTTTTGGATGTGCAGTGATTGAGGATGCCTGGCACTATTTCCTGCATAGATTGCTGCATCACAAGAGAATATACAAGTATATCCATAAGGTTCACCATGAGTTTGTT TCTCCATTTGGAATGCAAGCAGAATATGCACATCCTCTGGAAACACTTATCCTTGGAACCGGCTTTTTTATTGGaattgttgttttctgtaaCCATGTGATTCTTCTGTGGGCATGGGTGATATGTCGCTTGATGGAAACCATTGACGTACACAG TGGCTATGATGTTCCACTGAACCCTCTTCATTTGGTGCCTTTCTACGCTGGGGCCCGTTTTCATGATTTCCATCACATGAACTTTATCGGCAATTACGCTTCAACCTTCACGTGGTGGGACAGAATCTTTGGTACAGACTCTCAATTCATTGcctataaagaaaaagagaagaagcaaCAACTCATAACGAAGAAGAAGGCTAACTAA